CCGGCAGCCAAAAAATGTATAAGGTGTTTACGCCCTTCAGTAAAGCTTACCTGCAACGGTTGCGCGCCGCGTTGCCAGAATGCCTGCCCGCGCCGGCCGCGCGCGCGACGGCGCTGCCTGAAACGTTGCCCGCTTTAGCGCCCTTTGATTATCCCCGCGCCGCCTTTGATCACCAGCAGTTTCCGCCGGGAGAGGCCGCAGCGCTGCAACGTTTGCGCGCTTTCTGTCGTCAGCCGGTGCTGGACTATCCTGAACAGCGCGATCTGCCGGCGCTGGACGGCACCAGTAGATTATCCGTCTGCCTGGCGACCGGCACCCTGTCGCCGCGGCAGTGCCTGCATCGCTTACTGCGCGAGCAGCCGCAAGCTCTGGAGGAAGGGCGTGCCAGCGTCTGGTTGAACGAATTAATCTGGCGAGATTTTTATCGCCATTTGCTGGTGGCCTTTCCGGCGCTGTGTAAAAACCAGCCGTTTATGCCCTGGACGAAAAAAGTGGCCTGGCAGGATAACCCAGACCATTTCGCCGCCTGGCAACAGGGAAAAACCGGCTATCCGATCGTGGATGCGGCGATGCGCCAGATGAACCGTACCGGCTGGATGCATAACCGGCTGCGCATGATTAGCGCCAGCTTTCTGGTTAAGGATTTGCAAATCAACTGGCAGCGGGGCGAACGCTATTTTATGTCGCAGCTTATCGATGGCGATCTGGCAGCGAATAACGGCGGCTGGCAGTGGACTGCCTCAACCGGGACCGATGCGGCACCCTGGTTTCGTATTTTTAATCCCACGACTCAGGGCGAGCGCTTTGATAAGCAGGGCCAGTTTATTCGCCGCTGGCTGCCGGAGTTGGCTAACGTGCCCGATAGCGCCATCCACGATCCGCACGGCTGGGCAAAGAAAAATAATCAGCGGCTCGATTATCCGGCGCCGATCGTGGAACATAAGGCGGCAAGACAAAAAACCTTAGCTATCTTTGAAGCGGCGCGCAATGCGTCTCATGTTATGCCCCCGGAGTAGGTGAATGAACAATTTTGAACTGGAGCAAATCGTTAACCAACAGCTG
This Mixta hanseatica DNA region includes the following protein-coding sequences:
- the phrB gene encoding deoxyribodipyrimidine photo-lyase; its protein translation is MATHLVWLRNDLRINDNSALWAACRQREAEVIALFIATPQQWHQHDMSPRQADYIWHSLQLVQQALAAKGIVMHYYQCADFSASVDYLASFCAEHQVDALFYNYQYEFNERERDAAAGRQLMQQGIRVQGFDDSVLLPPGSVQTGSQKMYKVFTPFSKAYLQRLRAALPECLPAPAARATALPETLPALAPFDYPRAAFDHQQFPPGEAAALQRLRAFCRQPVLDYPEQRDLPALDGTSRLSVCLATGTLSPRQCLHRLLREQPQALEEGRASVWLNELIWRDFYRHLLVAFPALCKNQPFMPWTKKVAWQDNPDHFAAWQQGKTGYPIVDAAMRQMNRTGWMHNRLRMISASFLVKDLQINWQRGERYFMSQLIDGDLAANNGGWQWTASTGTDAAPWFRIFNPTTQGERFDKQGQFIRRWLPELANVPDSAIHDPHGWAKKNNQRLDYPAPIVEHKAARQKTLAIFEAARNASHVMPPE